The genomic window ACCGGCATGGGTGTCGCTCGCCGCGAAGGCAAGACAGGTCGGTCGCGCACCTTGATCGCGCACAGGCCCTAGGAGTGGCCGCAGGTCGGTCTTTATGTCGATCATGGGAAGTCAGGCGGCCTCGAGCAAATGGCGCCGTTCGGCTCTGGAAAGGCCTTCCTGTTCCGGCCCGGTGAAATCAAAATCTATCGTCAGGCTCGCATTGGCCGTGGCTGGTTGCCACGGGCGCCTCTCGTTGAGCGACATCCGTCCTCGTTGAGCGGCTTCTGGCGCTGCGGTCACCCGCCGGACCACTGGCCCACCTACCGCTTCGGTGTCGAATGCCTCGCGCTCATCGCGCACTACTGCAAACCCACTCGCCATCAACTGGTCGAGGTCCCACAGAAATCCGCCGCCAGAATGTTCCTTCAGGCGTAGGACGAAGAGGTCATTGCGGCTGCCATCGATCCGCGCGCCCTCATCGCGCTCGGTCAGCAGCCAGACATCGCCCCGATAGTCGGCAGGTCGGTAGTCATGCAGCAGATCGACCTTCAGGCTGCGCGGCTTAGTCTCGAGCAACTCGCGCATGTCAACATCCGAAATGAGTTTGTAGCGGGAGAGCGTTCTGCAGGTCGCTTCGTAGCTGCCCCCAATCCGCAGAGAGAGCTGATAGGCGATGTTGGGCCGACGCAGTTCATCGACCGTCCAGCCCTGCCGTGCGCAATGAAGCGCGATCAGCCATTTGGGCATCATGAATGCGATGGCGAATGCGTCGGCTTCCGTTTCTTGGAACTGATTGCCTGGTTCGGGGCTCATCGGCATGCGCCGCAAAATGCTTTCATCATCCAGGCTGGGTTCGTGCCGCATGAAGAAATGACCGAGCTCATGCGCGGCGGTGAAGCGCTGGATGCTCATCGGCCGTTCGGTGGTAACGAGCACGCCCGGGGCCGGCGAACTGAGATAGGCTCCCAACAGGCCCTTGAGCGGCCGTAACAGCAGCGGAAGATCGAGCGCATGGATCGCGCCGAAGACATCGACGTTGCCGCCATGCCTCCCGATCAGCGCCTGCGTGTCGAGACGGCGATGCAGTCTGCCGGCAGCCATCGCGCCCGCGCGAACCGCACTGTCATAGTCGCTTGCCATGGATCAGGCCTGCTCCCCCGCCGAACGCGAGCGTAGATACTCGGCGAAGCGGCCAAGCTCCGCGCGGTCCTCGCTCGAAAGATCCGCCACACGCCGCGCCAGATGCGCAACGTCGGGCGGCAGACTTGCCGAAGCTTCGTCCTCGCCAGTGAAATAGGCGACCGACTGCCGGTAGAGCTTGGCAAGGCGCGTTAGCTCGATCGCCTCGACGCGGCGCTGGCCACTCTCGATATCGGTTAATGCCGTGCGCGGAATCTTGAGATAGCTCGCAACTTCGTCCTGCTTGAGGCCGAGATATTTTCGCGCATCGCGCAGACGATTGCCCAGGCGTTGACGTTCCATCGCGTCAACGCCTTCCTGACTGATAGCCACATTGCTCATGGCTTGGCTCCCTTCTTTTTGACCCAGACCTTCTCGATCCGAGGCACGACATGAGCGAGCGCCTCTTCGATCGAATCATATCCCCCGGTCCGCACGATGTTGTCGCGCAACTCGAAGCCCACGACGGTCTCTACGGCGCACAGCGTATCAACGACCGATAGCGAATCGAGCGGCACCGCAGCCTTCATGGTTCCCGCCTGATCCTTGGGCAGGGAGATACCGCGCAGCTGCGCTTCGATCTGCGCTACGGAGAGCAGCTCGTCGGTCAGCGCCTTGATCACAGCGGCCTTTGGAAAGGCCGTCGTTGCAGGAGTGGGAGGGGCAATGGTCGCCATAGAAGCCTCGCATGATTAAGCTACATTCTATTTCTATAATGTCTGAATATCCGACATGCAATCCAATTTTTCGATGCGCTACGCTGTCAGCGTGTGCGGAGGCTGAAAGGCAGATAATCGCGTTCGCCGCTTCCGTAGGAGATTGCCCGGTCAGTCGATCATTGGTGACGACCGGCGCTCATCGATTCGATGTCCGCTCTTGGGATATCGGCGAGAGAGGACCAACGACTGAGTTTGGGGCGCAAAGCAGACTTGGTTTAGGCGCGAGGCGCCCCACACACTAGCCCCTTCATCGGCGCTATCGGCGGGCGGAACAAAGCCCCAGTAGATGCCGGGCAAGTGCTGTTTGATCGGCCATTCTCCCCCCGGATTGGACAGAAGGAAGCTTCATGTCGAGGGCAATTTGATCTTGTCAAAAGTAGTCGCCTGACTTGATCGAGACATTACCCGAAGCGAAGCTATGGGGATAGCGACAGTGCTTTCCGTAGCCGGTCAGAGGCCGCAATTCTGTTCGCTGTTCGCCAAATTTCCGCTTACGAAGAATTTCATTTTCATCATCGTTTCACTCAAAACTAAGGCCAGTCAGTAGCCCAGAGCCGATCTCGCCTAAGTTCCCAGTTTGTCCCCAGAATGCCCACCGGCTCTCGCTCCATAAAAAGTTGCGAAAATTCAATGCATTGAACGATACTCTCAATTGACTGGAACCGTGCCCGCACATTGGAACTTGACAGCACACCGTACGCAGCTGATCGCATCCATCAACATGGGCTCGTGCTGCATAGGTGGTCGATGGGGAATAGGGACCTACTCACTAAGGCGGCCCGTCCCGACAGGGACGGACCGCCCGCCGAGTGACCTGGACCTGTCAGGAGGGGTCAGGCAGCCTGCTCGGCAATTCCGTCCGCGTTTTCGTCTTCGGTCGGGCCCGCAGCTTCATCCTCGACCGGTTCCTCAGGTGAACCGAAGCGCATGATCTCGGGCACCCACGCTCCCGCTCGCGTTTTCACATCCGCCTCCCCGATAAAATTGCCGGAGAAGATGCGCTCGGCTGCGCTCGCCAGTTCTGCCTTCTTTGAACCTGCATAGCGGCTGACGAGTTCGGGGCCGCCTGCTGCATCGAGCGCTTCGAGCGTGCGTGCCTTCGCCACGCGATCGAAATAATTCGCCGCCGTTGGCCGCCACCAATGCGCCGTCTCGATCTCGAGCAGCGAACCGAGGATCTCGTGCAGCGGTGCCGAGCGATCGCCTTCACACGCAAGGCTAGCGACCAGCGTGCGGGATACGACATGGCCGAGCCAGGCTGAACGTGCTTCATCGCTCAATGCGCGGAAGCGTTCGAACCGCTCGACATCCGTCTCACCGGAGCGCCAGCTTTCGTCGAGCGAAGCGGCAAATTCGGCAAGCGCAGCGCTCGCTGGGGCGTCCTTCGCCTCGAAGCCGGCAACCGGCCCCGATGCTACCGAGCCGACCAGCGTCGATGCCTTCTTCGCGCGCCAGTCATGCCCATCGGCATCCGCGAGCGTGAAGACCATGAAGTCGAGCGCAAGTGCGGGATCGTTGGCGAGATGTATCGCCAGGATGTCTCGGCGCTGGATAGCGAGCTCGTCGAGCAGACGCTGGGAGAGGGCGCCGCTCTTGCGCTTGGTATCAGCGCCAGTATCAACCGGTTCGACTGCTCCGTCATCAGCGTTGACGACTTCAACTTCGGTGTAGAATTGCGGCACCAATGCCGGTTCGCCATTGCGAGAGAGCACGAGGAACGCTCCAGCCTCCGACTTGAGCTCATCGGCAAACACCGGCGGTCGGTCGTTGAGATCGCGCATCGCGCGATTGATCGAGACCAGTTCTTCTTCCGCCTTGGCGATCTCGCTTT from Erythrobacter sp. SCSIO 43205 includes these protein-coding regions:
- a CDS encoding ParB/RepB/Spo0J family partition protein, producing MIQSIPLKKLVPSPRNVRKTSDVLADLQLRADIAARGLLQNLVVRKAKRGKFEVEAGGRRLAQLQALAEEGTLPKGHEVTCLVIEGEESEVREASLAENFQRLAMNPADEAQAFAAIIEAGASTEDVARRFGLTVRFVEGRLRLAGLAPCVFQALAEGAITLDMAKAYGAISDIDRQAHVYAELQDAWYQVTPDTIRRMVLDATVRGSDPRAVLVGRDAYLAAGGRIERELFDDEASESWIDVALLEDLAQKAMDDAAKKVAQEHGLAWVRPTLGNYVSHDLIEGLNRLPCEPAPLTEDEARELSDLEADYDRVAAILEDEDSDESEIAKAEEELVSINRAMRDLNDRPPVFADELKSEAGAFLVLSRNGEPALVPQFYTEVEVVNADDGAVEPVDTGADTKRKSGALSQRLLDELAIQRRDILAIHLANDPALALDFMVFTLADADGHDWRAKKASTLVGSVASGPVAGFEAKDAPASAALAEFAASLDESWRSGETDVERFERFRALSDEARSAWLGHVVSRTLVASLACEGDRSAPLHEILGSLLEIETAHWWRPTAANYFDRVAKARTLEALDAAGGPELVSRYAGSKKAELASAAERIFSGNFIGEADVKTRAGAWVPEIMRFGSPEEPVEDEAAGPTEDENADGIAEQAA
- a CDS encoding ImmA/IrrE family metallo-endopeptidase; the protein is MASDYDSAVRAGAMAAGRLHRRLDTQALIGRHGGNVDVFGAIHALDLPLLLRPLKGLLGAYLSSPAPGVLVTTERPMSIQRFTAAHELGHFFMRHEPSLDDESILRRMPMSPEPGNQFQETEADAFAIAFMMPKWLIALHCARQGWTVDELRRPNIAYQLSLRIGGSYEATCRTLSRYKLISDVDMRELLETKPRSLKVDLLHDYRPADYRGDVWLLTERDEGARIDGSRNDLFVLRLKEHSGGGFLWDLDQLMASGFAVVRDEREAFDTEAVGGPVVRRVTAAPEAAQRGRMSLNERRPWQPATANASLTIDFDFTGPEQEGLSRAERRHLLEAA
- a CDS encoding helix-turn-helix domain-containing protein; the encoded protein is MSNVAISQEGVDAMERQRLGNRLRDARKYLGLKQDEVASYLKIPRTALTDIESGQRRVEAIELTRLAKLYRQSVAYFTGEDEASASLPPDVAHLARRVADLSSEDRAELGRFAEYLRSRSAGEQA